In Cystobacter ferrugineus, the DNA window CGGCATCGAACACCTCGTTGACCACGTCCCAGGCGTAGATCTTGCCCTTGTAACGGCCCATGACCGTGTGGATGTGCGTCTTCATCCGTTGAAACAGGAGTTCCTTGCTCGCCAGATTCCCGCTCGCGTCACGGAAGACCCAGTCCGGCGTTTGTGAATGCCAGACCAGCGTATGACCCCGGATCCGCTGCCCGTTCTCGACCGCGAACTGAACGGCGGCATCCGCGCCGCTGAAGTTGAACACTCCCTCCTGTGGCTCCGTGCTGTCCCACTTCAGGACGTTGCCCGGTGTCGTGCTGTTGAAGTGCTTGGCGAGCAGCTTCCTGTCCGCCTCCGTCAGGAGCTCACTGTTGGAGAACGCGGTTCCGACCAGGAAATCCTGGGCGAAGACGTCCTTGAGCGAAGGGATGCCCTCTTCAATGACGATGGGCCCGAGATCAGGCAGTTTCTCCAGGCGGAAATCGTCGATGTAGAACACCAGCGCGAGGTTGTCCGGCGCCTCGAAGTAGACGGACAGATTGTCCGCCGCCTCGAGAAGCTTGTACTGGGCCTGGAATCTCACCCAGCCGTTGGAAGTGGCCGTGTCGAAGTACATCCTCTCGTAGGAGGTGGAGCTCGGCGTCCTGCGCTGCATCGTCATGGAGACGGTGGTGTTCGGGGATGCCGGTGCGAGCTTGATCCACCCCGTGAACACATAGGTCTGGCCCGGCTCCATGTACGCCGTGACATCCAGCGTCGGGCCGTGCCACGATTGCTTGCGATCACCCACCCTCAAGCCGTACGAGCCGCTGCGGACGGCTTCCGGTAACACGGCCAGCGTTTCCACCCCACCGCGTCCCGTCCAGCCTTGTGCCGATCCATCTTCGAAATCCGTCTGGAGGAGCAGGCTGTTCTCAGAGCGCGCTGGAGGTGGTGCGAAGAGCAGCAGAATCAAGAATGACGCCAGGAACGCCTGAAGCACTCTCAATGCGGGCTTGTTCTTCATTGGTCTCGGTCCCCGTCCGAACGAAGTATTCTTCAGCGGCAATAGTCAGTCACAAAACATGATTCACGGCGAAGAATGAAAAAGCAACAATCTCCGCGTTTATTGCCCGCCCAACACTTCAAGAACAAGGAAATTTTCCGTTCGCCGATACCAACCGCATCTCACGCGCTCGCGAGCAACGAGCTTCTGTTCAAGCGGGAAGCCCCTTCAGGAAGGCCAGCAGCGCCGCGTTGACCTCGGCTGCGCGCTCCTGCTGGATCCAATGACCGGCGCCGGGGATGACGAGCAGCTCCTCGAGGTTGGGCACCAACTGCTTCATCGGATCGACCGGGGCAAACGCGCGCCCCGAGTCCTTCTCTCCGATGATGAAGAGCGCGGGCTGCTCGATTTTGACCGTCGCGAGTTCGGGCAACTCCTCCCAGTCGCGGTCCATGTTGCGATAGCGGTTGAGCCCTCCACGGAAGCCGCTGCCCGCGAACTCCTTCGCGAAATACGCCACGTCGTCTTCGGTGAGCCAGGCCGGGAGCATGCCGGGGGTGTCGAGACCCGTGAGGAACTTGTCGCCCTTCTTCTTGGCCTGCACGGCCTCGGCCGTCGAATCGACCCTGGGGACACCAGCGAGGATCGTACGCATCGTCCTCGGGATGTCCGCTTCGAATTCCGCTTCCGCGGCACCAGGCTCCTGGAAATAGAGGATGTAGAACCACTTGTCTCCGAACATGGTCTTGAAAAGCCGTGTCGGAGGCATGGGCGAACGGCCGAGGTGAGGAACGCTCATGCCAACGACGGCACGGTAGCGATCGGGGTAGAGCGCGGCGCTGTTCCATGCCATCGCCGAGCCCCAGTCGTGGCCGACGACAACAGCGGTCTTCTCCCCGAGGGCGTCGAGCAGGCCGACATAATCGGCGAGCAGGTTCTTCATGCTGTACGCCTCGATCTCCCGTGGCTTGTCGCTGCGGCCGTAGCCGCGAACATCGGGCGCGACCGCGTGGTAGCCGGCGGCCGCGAGCACCGGGAGTTGGTGGCGCCAGGAGTACCAGGACTCCGGCCAGCCGTGGAGGAGCAGCACGAGGGGGCCTTCGCCGGCCTCGGCGATGTGAAGATGGATGCCGTTCGTCTTGACCGTGCGGTGCTTGATGTCAGTCATGGAGTTCGCTTTCGGGGTGAAGTGGAATGATGCGCGCGTCATGCATGGACAGCGGGTCCCTTCTTCGCGGGACGGGAGCGGTCGCGTTGAACGCTCTTCGCGATGTCCGCCACCGAGATGCTTCGCAGTTGCATCAGGAGGAGCGCTTCGGCCTCGCCGAGCACCTTGCCGAGTGCATGATTGACGGCCTGTTCGACGAGACATCCGGGACTCTCGTCACGAGGACCGATGCTGAACAGGGCGGGTGTACCGAGCGCGGCGTACACGTCGCCCAGCGTCACGGAATCGAGCTTGCGCGCGAGTGACCATCCCCCGCCGTGCCCTTTCTCCGAGCGCAGGATCCCCGCCTCGCGCAGCCCGGCCATGGTCCGCCGCACCACCACGGGATTCGCCTGCATCAACTGCCCAAGTTCCTCCGACGTCACCACAGGAGCCATCTCCTCCATGTGGAGGAGAACGTGCAATGCAACAGAGAGCCGGCTATCACGTCTCATGACACTTCATATGTTACGTGAGTGACCAGAAGTCAAGGCGGAGTCGCAGGCGCGCGCCCGCCCCTGTCGATGACCGATGGCCGCTTCCTCCGGGGTGAGCAGTTGATACCGAAAACCCCAAGAGGAGTCCCCTGCCCTAGCCGGTGACCTTGTAGCGCAACCAGACGAGGTCCCCCTTGCGCTGTTCGACCGAGAGCAGCTTGAGCTTGCGCGCGGGGCCCCGGCCTTCCCGAGCATCGAACAGCGAGGGAAGACCGACTCCTCCATCCGCGACCGGGGCGAGCAGCACGCTGAGCTCGTCGATGAGGCCCGCGCGCGTGCGGCCCCATCCACTCAGGCGGGAACCGGCGCGTGCTCCGCGATCAGCTTCTCCTTCTTCAACTCGGCCCAGAAGTCGGCCGGAATCTTCACCTGCATCGAAGCGATGTCCTCCTGGATCTGCCTCGCCGTGCGCGCGCCCACCAGCACCGCCGACACCACCTGCGGTGCCGAGGCGAACTGCAATGCGGCCGTGCGCAGATCGATGCGGTAGCGACGGGCGATCGCGTCCAGCCGTGCGCGCCGGTTGCGCAGATCGTCGGTGATCGTGCCCAGGTAATCGATGCGCTCCACGCCGCACAGGAAGCCGACATTGAGCGGAGAACCCACGACGAT includes these proteins:
- a CDS encoding alpha/beta fold hydrolase; amino-acid sequence: MTDIKHRTVKTNGIHLHIAEAGEGPLVLLLHGWPESWYSWRHQLPVLAAAGYHAVAPDVRGYGRSDKPREIEAYSMKNLLADYVGLLDALGEKTAVVVGHDWGSAMAWNSAALYPDRYRAVVGMSVPHLGRSPMPPTRLFKTMFGDKWFYILYFQEPGAAEAEFEADIPRTMRTILAGVPRVDSTAEAVQAKKKGDKFLTGLDTPGMLPAWLTEDDVAYFAKEFAGSGFRGGLNRYRNMDRDWEELPELATVKIEQPALFIIGEKDSGRAFAPVDPMKQLVPNLEELLVIPGAGHWIQQERAAEVNAALLAFLKGLPA
- a CDS encoding Rrf2 family transcriptional regulator, which gives rise to MRRDSRLSVALHVLLHMEEMAPVVTSEELGQLMQANPVVVRRTMAGLREAGILRSEKGHGGGWSLARKLDSVTLGDVYAALGTPALFSIGPRDESPGCLVEQAVNHALGKVLGEAEALLLMQLRSISVADIAKSVQRDRSRPAKKGPAVHA